ACTACCGATGGAACATGCGATGGTAGCCTCGACAACCCCTCGTATCTCCGCTTCAGGTGCGCACAGAGCTCTGCCAGCGAGTCCGACTCACGCCTGAACCCCACACCCGAGCTCAGCAGTGGGCGAGAGatcagcgacgacgacacacCACGAGCCGCCGTCGTAGAAAAGGTGTTCGCAACAGCCGCCGGCGGTTCCTCGTCCGAATCCATGCCGTAAATCAGCGGGCCCACAATACGAACGACAATGATCGACTGAAGCCCCATACAGCTGCCGCCCATGCGACTCACAGGTCCCACCACCTCAGTACACCCAGAGGGGAAAGGGCCAGAGGGGAGCGAGAAACAAAAGCAAGCAGATATCAAAAGAAGGTTTTCGTTCTAAGCGCAACTTCGCCTCGCTCGCTTTACCAACTTAAGACTAAAAAAGACGACGGGTACTGTTGTCACGCCAGCACTAACGAGCTCCCCCCACTAAAGAGACGCACGCTGTGAAGGACAAGAGCAAATGGGAGAACGAGAAGAGTCGACAACCGCGGAGGGAGACGTCAACATAAAAAGTCATGCATGGTTCGCTGATGCGGAGGCTGTCCTGACAAGGCCACTGCCCGGCGAGGGACCAGCAGTGCAGCACAGGTACGAGATGCGGCCGCCTATGCATTCGGCACGAGGCGCGGGGATGGCCCTCTGCGGTGTCCTCCCGAATTCTCCGAGGCTTCGCCTCGTTTACGCTGATTTGCATCGAGAGAGGAGCGCCCTTTTGTAAAACAGCCGGCGAAGGAAATAAGAGACGTCTACAAGCACCGGCGCAcggcacacaaacacgcgcgcgAAATGAGTAGAAATCGAAATACGGCCGTTTAGGGGGCGGCACCACCGATAATATCGCCGCTCTCGCATACACCGCAGGCCTTTGCGGCATCAATAGGCGTTGCACTTGACAAGGCAAAGTCCGTGCTGATACTCGAGGGCAGAAGCATAAGAGGTAATCTCGACACAGCTGCTGCCATCCGAAAAGGTaggcagcgtcagcggctcAGTGTCCTCTGATGCGTCCCCtggcgcgtcgtcgctgtcctcctgCCTCGACCGCACGCTCGGCAGAGGAACGCGGCGGTTGCCTGGCTCAGCGAGCACATCGGCGGCAACGGTGCGAGCGTTATTGATGCACAGCGCCAACGCACGAGACTCGCTGCGATTGTTAAAGAAGTAATTGCGGAGGTGCGACTTTACATCCTCCGCGGTGATGGCCAAGAGAGCGGCAATCGTCCGCTGCCGACTTTCAAACTTCGACAGGCTGACATACTCACCCTCAAGGCGCTTGACATCGCCCTCGACAGAGTCGGGCACCTTCTCCAGAGCCGCGATAAGACCCCTCTTCACCTTCTCGACCTCCTCGGCGGAGCACACCGtgtccagctgcgcctccacagcAGACAAGAAGGCGACAATGCGGGAGAGCAGGTATACGCAGTCCACATCCTTCAGTGCACTCTGCACCACGAAGAGTGCGTGCGCTGTGCAGTAGTCGACACTGCTTTCAGCAAACACAACGTAGCCCAATGCCTcccgcgtgcgcagcacgtTGAAGAAAGAGGAGCTGATGAGCTTCATTGCGGTGTCTGTGAGCGCCATCACGCGCGGAGTGGCCTCGCCGATGATGACGTCGACGACAACAGCCGCGTTCGGGTCGGCCGGGTTCGATGGTGGCATTGAGAGGACATCGAAGGAGCAGAGCACGCTCTCGTTTGCTTTCCCATCTCCAGCACGTGGGCCGTATGTGTCGCGCACACGTGGTATGGTCTCCTTCAGCGGGATTGGAATGGTTAACGTCCCCAGGAGGTCCTCCAGCCGACCAACCAGCATTTCGCGCACATCCTGTATGGAGAGCACGTTCCCTGCAACGAAGCACTCGAGCAGGAGACCACTCTCCAAGTACTGCTTCACAAAGGTGCAGTAGCCCTCGTACGTGGCGGCAGACTCGCACGCAATCATCTCGTTAAACAAGTAGTACGTGTGCCGCGTCGCTTTCTTCTGTGTCTCGTGGAGAACTTTGTAAGGCTGCGCCATCCCCACGTTCTTGAGCTTCTGCACGCCTGTCTCCAGGTACGTCGCGTACTCCTCCGCAGTACCCTGGAGCACCTCCATGGACAGCCCCTTGCGCACTACGGCGAAGAAAAACTCGTACAGCTTCTGCGACGGGCCCTCCACAGCAAAGCCCAGCCCCGTTGGCGAGAAGATCACCTCATTCGTGAGCGACGCTAGCATCGCGTAGTAGGCCATCTCCGTGAGTGCGTTGGACAGTATGCCGTGCATGACGCGCGTGTACAGCCGGTTCAGCGGGCTCGCGGACGCAACGGGTGAGAGAACgttgcaccgcagcgccatcttGAAGGTGCTGTGGTGCCCGGCATCCTTCCTCACATATGTCACGGCGTGCGGGGAGGCGATCtcgtccaccgcctcctcagcgGCCGGCGGGTAAATTGTGAAGTCTGTGGCGATGAAGGGGTTCGTGGACGGCAACGCCAGCTCCGGCGGATACGGCCCGCTGATGAGACTCTGCCACCGCGCCTCGTGCTCCTCCGGTATCTTAACCGTCTGGTACAGCGCCCTGTGAAAGCGCGAGACGTTGCTGACCCGCACCTGGGCGAAGGCCGGCAGCGAGAGAAACAGCTCCTCAGCCGACGCGTTACTCTCACTCGCTTGCTCCGTCTCCTCTGCGGTCTCCTCCTCGGCACTCTGGCTgtcctcgtcatcctcctcgtcatGCTGCTGTGCATGGCTCTCCACGGGGTTTCCCTccgccggcgtggcgccggtggctgCATCGATCGGCATATCTCCCCACTGCATGACCATCACGCAGTTCTGCGGTGTCAGCTGACGCACATAGGCCAGAACCGCCTCCATATCGTCCTCGAGCACCACGTTGCCGCCGATCCAGCAGTGCTCCAGGTCCGTGGCGTTGGCGTTCTGCGCAAGCGCGACGCAGTGGTTCGCCGGCGAGCCAGCGTCAACGCTCTCAAAGAAgaggcgctcctccgccttcatCCCCTTGTACACCTCAGCGTCCACGCCATGCGCAATGGACTGGCCAATGCCCTGGTAGAGCAGGTCCACCACCTTCAGCGCGTTCCGGAACCCCTCCACTGTGAGTGTGACAGAGGCATCCAGGACTTCAAAGTCATCGTCCACGCGGTGGGAGCCGGCCAGCATGCCTGTCGCCCAGTTGCGCTTCTTCAGCACCCCGAGCACGGAGGTGTCGCACTCATGCCCGAGGAGGTGGGCAATGtacgccgacggcgttgtgcgccacgccgacgacggcgaccgcACCGCCCACATCAGTCGCAGCTCACGCATCTTCTGCACCGTGCGCACGTTGGTCCATGATCCGAGCGCGGCACTGGTGAACAGATGCTCGCCGGCCTCGAGGAAGGAAAAGCGCGGAACGGCCCCCTGCTTCATCCGCGCGAGCGGCCCCTCGATGAGGCTCAGCACCTCGTCGGCTGATCGCATGCTCACCACCACAATCGTCGCTCCATCCGCCAAGTAGTAGCGGGAGTGGAACGTTTTGAGCGACTCGCGCACGTCGATTccccgtcgctgcggctcgTCCCGCAGGGTGGTGAGGTTGCCATTGCCGTAGCGGCTGCGTGGGTGCTTAGGGTTGCAGAAGTCACGGATCAGCTCGTCGAGACGCCAGTAGTCGCTATTGTGGTTCTTCTCGTCCTCGCTGTGCACCGCGTTCACCTCCCGGGCCACCGCACCGGGACTGAAGCTGGGAGACGCGAAGAACTCCACAAACCGCTCTAGCGCCCCCTCGAGGCTGCCATCGCTGACGCTGAAGTAGTACACCGTATCGCAGTCTTCGGTGAAGGCGTTGGTGAGGCCGCTTGCTTTGGACACGAAACTGTCGAACTCGTCCTCCTTGGGGAACTTCTCTGTTCCCATAAAGAGCATGTGCTCGCAGAAGTGCGCCAGTCCAGGCAGCTCTACGGGGTCGTTCAGCTGGCCTGCACGAATGCacatggccgccgccggcattTTCGCGTTCGCATCCTGCACGATGACGCACTTGACGCCGTTGCTCAGGACATAGCCAGAGTACTTCGCGCGGATTACCGCTGGTGTGATTATGTGCTGGGCGACGCTTGCCATTGCCGCTTGTCGCGCTGGGTGGGTGCAGGCGAGGCAACACGAGCCTGTGATTTGTGTCAACGTGGAAAACGAACCGCAAGAGGAACGTGGATTTGAAAGGCAGAGCGTGAAAGATAAGATGGGCTGGGGAAGCGCGACGGCAGTTGCCATGGAAGTAGAGTGAGTTAGTAGCAACGAGGAAGAGGCTGCGTCACATAAGAAAGGGATTGAGAGACAGTCGTAGAGAGGCTCTAAGGCTTCCGCGAACCGGGACTTTGGTTTGCCCTACCACCCATCAGCCGCTTGCATGTGTGTATCAGTGAGAAGTGGAGAAGCTAAGCAGGCCGCTGTGAAAAAGGTAGCTGGCAGGACTCCAACAAGGAGCCTGTCGTCGTATCTTGTATTCCTCTGTGTCTCAGGGGGCCCAGGAAAGAGATTTTTCCTTGGTTCTTCTGTAAGGACGTTCTGTTTCTGCACTGCAACCAAGTCCCTGATGACGAGAGACACCTCAGCGTCGCATAGGGTTCCAGTACCCCCCCaccctatccctgccaatgcaGAGCAACATCaggtggtggcagggtcaAGCTCCTGCGATGTGGGGAGGTCCGAGTgatgtatcgctgctgatgtcggcgctCAGGTCCTCGATGGTGTTGCGCAGGAGCGACCACTGGCGTTGCACATTCTTTTACCACAcatgtgatgggcagagtgCCAACATGATTTGAACGTACTCCATCGGGCCCTCATACTGCCCACTGGTGAAGGGAGCCTATGCCACCCCGAGGAACACACCGTGTGGCTACCAGCACAATGAGAACGGCTGTGTGGTGACCTGCGAGGCAGATGATTAGTAAAGCTTGAAGTAGCGGCCATGTTCTCAGAAAGCCAAGTCGGCGCATCGCTGTAACGCAGGCGTTCAGCGCTGcttggcaccacgcgatggggcctgtgacaaGCTGGGGGCTTGAGTGGAATTGCGCGCATTCCTTATGGCAGAAAGAAAACGTTGGAGAAAGAAATCACCACCGTAATCGCCTGCACAGGCCCGCAGAGGCGCCTGTACTCCACAAGCGCGTTGCCACGACAGGCACGCCCCGAGACCGACAGCGAGCTGCGGTGTCGAGCACCAAAGAAACTTCTGTTGCGTCCGACAAGAGGGCATCCGGGCATGTGGAAGAAACGCATAACTGAGCAGGACTCTCACCTGTACGACAACGGGTCCTTCAGGTGCGTGCTCGCGCCACTTTCGGCCCACTTGTATTCCACCTCCTCATCCGCGTGAacggagccgctgctgcagccatTCGCAGCATTAGCGAGGGACTGTTCAAACGGCGTCTCCTGGTTGCCAACGGCGTCGAGGGGCAGACACCCGTCCGATCGCTCTTGATCTAGCACCGTCTCGTGGCGCCCGCCGTTCCTTGTGACCGGGAGAAGGAAGAACAGCGAAACGCGAACAAATATAAAGAGAAAGCAGCCAATCATGAAGAAGCGCATGTATTTCTCGGTGTCGCCGGAGACATAGCCATCCGTCGTCGAGCCCGGCTGCTCGTAGACGTACATACGCATCTTTGGATCCCTCCAGCCCCCTCTGTTTTGCTCTTCCGCtttctgttgctgctgagcgcTATACTTCCATTTGCCATCCTTGACAGCCTCGTACGCCTCGTTCACCGCCGCAAATCGCGCTGCGTTACCCTCTGCCCCGCTATCTGGGTGGAACCGTAGTGCCAAACGGTGATACGCCTTCTTGATTTCGTCTTTGGTGGCGTCCGGCTTTACGCCGAGAATCTTGTACGGGTCAAACGGGCCGGCGCCCACAGCACCCAGCAAGCGCCGTGAGAGGCGGAGCATGCTTGCTAGCCGGTGTGTGCTCTACGGCCCGTGAACGTTCAACTGCGCACAGCAACGAAAACGTTGGCCAGTTCTGGTGGTGCGCGTGGTTGTGTCGCAGTCACCCAACGGGGGCGAGAAGTGATCAAGCAGGggagcaacaaaaaaagagggacGAAAAGAGCAATGAGGCGCAcgcaggagaaggagggagactGGAGGAGCTCGGCACCAGAAGCAGCAACGGTCACCGGAAAGGGGTCACAGAGAGTGAAAAACACTACTTGATTCGCAGAGGTTCAAAAGGTGGCGCGAAGCAACCACCTCCGCTGCAAGTGGCGAAATCGGTGAAAACGCCGGCTAGCCTTGACAGGCAGCGTTGGGTACGACTCAGCTGCGGGAAGGTGTAGTGCGCTCATCGAAAAGAACAACGAAATTGCCTCACGCGGTCAGTTCATGTATTTTTTTGCTTTGTGGTTCGTCATGTACGTGCTGTATCGAAATTGCCGCCCGCACGCGGTacaagcagcggcgcaaaAGGGAAGTAGTCGGACATGGCGCGCAGAAAGACGCTGAGTATGTCGCCTTGTTCACCGTCGTATCGTCTGCAAAGTAGCAGGTTTTCTGTGTCGCAGGGGTGTACAAGCCACATGTACTGACCCAGCTCCTGGTTCCATGAGAAGCTCACGAGCGGTCGACGCAACGCCCCCGCCACATCGGCCGGTTCCACAGTCGACGGTGCGTTTACAAACGTCAGATTCGGCACCGCCATCCGCAGACCCTCGAGGCTCGTGACGGTAGAGTTGTAGAAGCCCAACTGTGGGACAGCGAAGTCGGCGTTGAAAAGGACACACACTGTGATGAGGACCGCGCTTGCGGGCCCCTCAAATGAGCTACACACATTGTATGTCGCCTCCAGCCATTCCACAGGTGCCCCCAAAGGGTCGCGCTTCGATCGGAGCTCCCACGGTGAGTCTGCGCACCGTTGGCGTGCGAACTGTGCGAAGCTTGCTCGTGTGCAGTGCACCGAAGCAGTGTCCGTTTTCATCGTCTcgtgaggaggagaggcaggaAGACCTGCCGCACGCAATCGGCACCGCTGAGGGGCGACTTCTGTGAGTCGAAGCCGTGTAGCACGTGACGACATAGGGAGATGAGGGACTCAATGAGGCGGAGGAAAAGGCAATATGTAAACCACATAGCGCACCACACAACATCGGCACACGAGGGCCGCCTCAGAGCAGTCCATGCCGCAGGCAGCCGAACAGAGAGGGGCAGCTTTTCTACTCGAGATAAACACATGCGTTAAGACAGGGAGGCGATACGGTCCACAGACTCGTGCTCTCCAtggcgcggctgcaccaGGGCTATTCACGCGTGCTCTGTACTGGCGCCCTTACCACCACAGATAACCAAAGCAGAAGCGaccacacaaacgcacacgcgccactGAGAATGTCAACAACGATAACGTCGCCAACGTGATCAGCATTGGATTGCCGCACACCGAGGAGTTTCCTGCACAACACACACGGCCAAAAATCACCTGAAGCACTACGGTGCGTGCACAGAAGAAGGTGATCTAAGGCGGCTGCACCTTTTTCACGTGCAGTGGCGGCAGGCAAAGGTCTACAGTATAGcgaatatatatatatacagaAACGACATAGTACACAATGATGGGGATAAGCAAGGGAGAAAAAATCTAACGTTACGGCTTGAGTAAGGGTGAcgggggagaggcggcgtAGAAGGCAACtaagaaaaagaagagcatCGCCCTACGTGAAAGAGGGATAGACGatgcgtgtgctcgctgGGCTGAGTGTTCCTGTGCGACAAAGAAACACGTACACATAGAACAAAGGGGGAGGCGCTACGGAGATGGCAAGCATGAGTCGTCATGACCGAGCCTACGTGCTGCAATGGCACATGTTTcgcacccctcccctaccccccccccagcacacacacacacacacaccgctgcAGGGGAAAGCGGGACTACAGTGCACTTGGAAGAGGGGAACTCCACCGATGGACCTACCAGCGCTTAGGAGGGACGCTGCTGTCCTCTACTACACAAGAAACGCGTCATCGAGAAGGAAAACTGCAAAGCCGCACAGAGATTGCGGCCCAAACGTTCGCCCTCTCGTTGTCTGCGCTTAGCACCAATGAAAAGTCGAGAGAAAGCATACTGCACTAGCAGCACccgctcttcgccttctgGGGCTTGCATTTGGCGCCTGCACCACTTGAGGAAACattcgcctccgcctgctTCGCTGCAGACTTGGCGTCAGCCCCTGGCGCAGCACACAGCTTCTGAAGCTCCTCTGCGCGCCTCTCAGCGGCCTGTCGAACCACGCGCTCCTCTGTTAGgtgccgctccagctccttgaTGCGCTCCTCGAGTGCGCTCGTGCTCTCACCAGCAGTCGCTGGCATCGGCTCCGAGCGCGACGTTTCATAGTTCCCCAACGCTGAAGTGTACGACTGAGgctcctccctctgccgTTGTTCGATctgcgcccgctgcgccgcaacctgcagctccgcctcacAGCGAGCGGCCTCTGACTGCCTGTGGGCCACAACGAGATCATCGTACTTTCTTTGCGCCTCCGCGCAGTCCCTCTCCAAGGCGTCCAACCGCTGCAGCATTGCCCTCTCTTTGgcctcctgctgcttcgcGGCACCACGCTCAGATGGGCCCGGCGACGCCTTCGACGAATCAGGCttggaggtggcggtggacgcTTTGAGCGCCTTACGCGCCTGCTCCGCTTCTGCGGCCGCCTTCCTTTCTTGGTCCTTGCTCCTCTCCAGGTCcgcctgcagccgcgccacgtGTGCCTCCAGTTCGCGGATGCGCTGGTCGctcgccgccatctcctccgcctgccgCTGATCAGCCGCGAGGTCTTGTGGGATACGCTTCCGCACAGAGCGCGGTGTGCGAGAGTGTGGCGTTGGTGTTGCCGTCCGCGGGGTGAACTCCTCATCACtttgcagcagctgctgctgcatgcgatgctgctgctgcaggcgctcgcACCAAGCCTTGAGTAAGGCGACCTCGCGTGCTGCGTTCTGCTGGCATGCAACGGTGTCCCTTCGTGCTGCGTCGCATTGCTCCTGCGAGATCTGCAGCGCCTTTCGCAGCTGGTCCACCTCCCTCCGTGGAACGCGATCGTCTGCGCTGACGGCTTGCGATGCAAGCTGCTCAAACTGAGCCCGCGCACTGGCTTCATCTTCGAGATCCCTCTTcaccttctccatctcccgCTTCAGTGCGGCCTTCTCAACCTCGTCCCTGTTCCGTGCCCtccgcatctcctccagcttcttctccgcctcagcTAGCTTTTTGCGATCAGACTCGGCCTTTTGCACATGTAGTACTGGAACACTtgacgccgccagcgccctCTGTGCTTCCTTCTCTACCTTctcgcgcgccgcctgctcctTAGCTAGGGCATctctcgcctccgccgcgacAGCCTCGGCACTCTCGCGCGCCTGGCGCTCCTTTACGAGGTCGGCCTGCGCCTTGCgggcgtcgtcggcgacggcctTCAGTTTCCGCATGTTATCTGCCACCTGTTTCGGGTCGGGCGCACTCGCGGCAGCCACCTTCGCCTCGAGCGCCTTTGCCtgcgcccgcagcgccgccacctcggtCTCAGCCCTGCTTCGCGCTGCCTGCTCCTTGTCCAGTGCATCCCTATACGCCTTCAGCTCTTCCTGAAACGGAAATGCGCGCTGCTTctcgtcctcggcggcggccttctGCGATGTCTGCTGCGCCGATAGCTCGTCGTTGCGTTTCCTCAGACTGgtgagctcctcctccttttgcGCAACCTCCCGCGCAGCCTGCGCCTTTGCagcctccgccttcttcctctctgcctcAGAGGCTGTGAgttgctgccgcacctcggCTAGCTCCTTCAAGAGTTTGTCGTTGGCCTCCTTGcaggctgctgcggtggtcTTCTCTTTCCGCGTATTCTCTCGCTCCCGTGTCAGATCGTCTTCGGCGCGCTTCTGGTATCGTTGAGCTCGCGTGGCAGAAGCCCTAGCTTCCTCCAGCTCCGTCGTCAGCTGCTGGCACTTTGCTGTCAAGTCCTcttcgcgctgctggcgctcaatgcaggcgcgccgcgtgcgctcTGCCACTGTCATGGCCTCTACCATCACCGAGGTCTCCCGCTCAGCAGCGAGTCGAATACCATCCACCTGCACCTCGCCCTTGAGACGCGCCAGCGCACTATCTTCCTCCCCACGCTGCACATCCGCCGTgatgtggcggcgccgcagcgcatcctCCATGGCCCGCTGGTGGAACTGGTCAGCGCGGTTGCTTTCACGCGTCGCCTCgtccgcctccctctgcagcagctccacgatCTCCTGCTCTGTCATGTACTTCAGACGCTCCGCACGCTCACGATCGCGGAACTCGACCCAGAAGTCATGttcctcgcgcagcagcttcgacCGCTCCGCAcgctcccgctcctcctgcatGTACCGAATAACGCGCTGCTTTCGCAGGAACTCATCGAGCGACTGCACCTCATCGCGCACGCTGGAGCGCCGGCTGAGGCGGCTGCTAAAGCGCGAGCTCGCCAGGctgtcgcggcggctgcggttaAAGGGGTAGTCGGTACGGGAGTGATCCGGCGTGTCGGCCCCCAACTCCACGCTGATTTCTACACGAGGCAGTGACATGGgaacagcgccaccaccgatATAGTGGAGAAGCTAGAAAGCGAAAAGGTGtccgcagccaccgcaggTTCTGCACCCTCTTCGCCGATGACGTGCGATGCTGAGAATGAAAAGTGGCGGTTGGCGCTAGGTGCACAGTATGCGGGAGGTACGAACGTCAAACCCATGGACCAAGACGGGACAGGAGAGAGATAAAAGCCAACATGATCGTGTCAGGGATAGGCATCCCTCAACGAAGGAACTAAACATTACAATCCTTTTCCCGTGTCGGCATGCCCACTACCCATCAGAAaccgaggaggagacacACATCCCCGTCGCCTGTGCGGCACGATAGGTGCCGCTTTCCACTGCTAACTTTCTCTTCAGCTCCTTCGTTGTTGTTCaacagaagaaaaacaacAGAAGCCCACAAAAGGGAAGGGGTGAAAAGCGATAGAGACGGCGGAGCGGTGTCGCCATTGCACGTTGACGAGCCTGCGCGATTCCACTTCGTTCTGTTGTCTACTTTGCCACCCATTTCATcatcccccccctcctcacggGCGCTGATAGAAGAAGGCGTCGcacaaaagagagagaaacggcAAAAGTGCAAGAAAACGGCACGCAGAGCGAAAAAGGCACAAAGACAAACCGCTGTAGCGGCCGCCGTCCCTTCGCCCACACCCCACCTTACATATATAGCTGATTAATGGTGGACACCAACAGAGGCACAAGCACTCGCATTCAAGCCTTCGCTGTGCACTACACGTTCCGATGGCGCGACGTCGACGCCAACAGTGGGTGTGACCAGCCCCCACCGCTGTTCAGCTCGAATTCTCGCAGGCCCCGCGCCCCTGCCCCGTCAAAAAAAATCATcgaagaggagaggcacacacatgtCTGCCAGAGTGGCAACCTCCGCAAAGGTCGGTGTGATCGCGCGCTTACTGTTTCTTGCGACATTCCAGCTTTGCCTTAATGGCGCGCATCTTCTTGTCGTACTCCGCCTTCGACACCTTCATGCGCCGCACAAACTCCGCTTGCATCCCACCAGCCTCGCGAACTTGGTCACCGTAGCGCTTGCGCATGTGCGGTTCCTCAACGACAGCCTCAAAGATCTTCGCAGCCGCGTGGGACATCAtagccaccaccagcaccaccgggCTGCCGGACAGCAGTGCGATGCCGTAGTAGGCTGACATTCCGAGCGACGAGTCTGGGTTATTTAGATAGCGGTAGATGCCGCTGTAGTTCAGCTTTGCCGGGACGTTCTCGATGAAGAAGTCACCGTAGAAGTAGCCGTAGTCACCGATGGCCTCGTATATGCTCCAGCTCACGTACGCGTTGATGCCGACAAGAAGCGTGCCGACGATCATCACGAAGCAGCGTGCCTCGCCACTGCTGAAAAGCGGCATCGCCCAGGTAAAGTACTtgacggcgcagaggcagTAGGACAGGTTTGTGATTGTGACACTCGCGTTGTAGATGCGCTTCCAGTTGTTGAAGGCGGCCTGCGGCGAGGCGTAGTTCCGGGAGAACCACTTCTCGCACGACTCCCGCTTCAGCAGGTAGCCGAGAAAGCCGTTGTGAAAGAGACGCCAGGCCATCACGTGAGCCGCGTAGACCCACGCcgggaggggcagcagcagcgtcgccagcagATAGATGATCGTCAAGGCTAAAAGAAGGTCACTGGCGCGGAATATGTCGAAGTGCATGAGCACCACAAGCTCGTTGTGCTCCAGGTAGGCCTCACTACCGTTCCCGTACAGCACggcatgccgctgctgctcctccggCGTCGGTGACGACAGTACGTTATAGGTGCGGTCAATGTGCGGATTCTCCACAAACGCCAGGAACGCCAGCTGGCACAGGTGCCCAAAGACGCTCATGTAGAAGAGCGTGTAGGACTTGGCCATGACCGGCACGCCATACATGAAGGCGTAGCCGACCGTATACATCGGATGTGGGAACATTTGGAAGATGCCGTCGAAGGTGAGGTTTTTGTcgaggagaaagaaaaagtcGCCCCAG
This DNA window, taken from Leishmania infantum JPCM5 genome chromosome 31, encodes the following:
- the SCG5 gene encoding phosphoglycan beta 1,3 galactosyltransferase 5 gives rise to the protein MATAVALPQPILSFTLCLSNPRSSCGSFSTLTQITGSCCLACTHPARQAAMASVAQHIITPAVIRAKYSGYVLSNGVKCVIVQDANAKMPAAAMCIRAGQLNDPVELPGLAHFCEHMLFMGTEKFPKEDEFDSFVSKASGLTNAFTEDCDTVYYFSVSDGSLEGALERFVEFFASPSFSPGAVAREVNAVHSEDEKNHNSDYWRLDELIRDFCNPKHPRSRYGNGNLTTLRDEPQRRGIDVRESLKTFHSRYYLADGATIVVVSMRSADEVLSLIEGPLARMKQGAVPRFSFLEAGEHLFTSAALGSWTNVRTVQKMRELRLMWAVRSPSSAWRTTPSAYIAHLLGHECDTSVLGVLKKRNWATGMLAGSHRVDDDFEVLDASVTLTVEGFRNALKVVDLLYQGIGQSIAHGVDAEVYKGMKAEERLFFESVDAGSPANHCVALAQNANATDLEHCWIGGNVVLEDDMEAVLAYVRQLTPQNCVMVMQWGDMPIDAATGATPAEGNPVESHAQQHDEEDDEDSQSAEEETAEETEQASESNASAEELFLSLPAFAQVRVSNVSRFHRALYQTVKIPEEHEARWQSLISGPYPPELALPSTNPFIATDFTIYPPAAEEAVDEIASPHAVTYVRKDAGHHSTFKMALRCNVLSPVASASPLNRLYTRVMHGILSNALTEMAYYAMLASLTNEVIFSPTGLGFAVEGPSQKLYEFFFAVVRKGLSMEVLQGTAEEYATYLETGVQKLKNVGMAQPYKVLHETQKKATRHTYYLFNEMIACESAATYEGYCTFVKQYLESGLLLECFVAGNVLSIQDVREMLVGRLEDLLGTLTIPIPLKETIPRVRDTYGPRAGDGKANESVLCSFDVLSMPPSNPADPNAAVVVDVIIGEATPRVMALTDTAMKLISSSFFNVLRTREALGYVVFAESSVDYCTAHALFVVQSALKDVDCVYLLSRIVAFLSAVEAQLDTVCSAEEVEKVKRGLIAALEKVPDSVEGDVKRLEGEYVSLSKFESRQRTIAALLAITAEDVKSHLRNYFFNNRSESRALALCINNARTVAADVLAEPGNRRVPLPSVRSRQEDSDDAPGDASEDTEPLTLPTFSDGSSCVEITSYASALEYQHGLCLVKCNAY
- a CDS encoding phosphatidylethanolaminen-methyltransferase-lik e protein; this translates as MSVESASGSAKLSLTSSEDGESYGLLHDGTRFRVPDTMSVMDALLTPKSWRSPATLIWIASWFAVGMTGLLYFTHGLPMWFFCAHFAFWRLAYNIGIGAILHYHSRYGSFLKFYRRIVNDYPITRRLLEASVVFQDNTEYKVSSFPDEFNAWMLFRQIENVILANDLVSYCVLSVVCWEKMSLRSPMDICCFVFGCASIAFALWSKFDAHRVIGDFAWYWGDFFFLLDKNLTFDGIFQMFPHPMYTVGYAFMYGVPVMAKSYTLFYMSVFGHLCQLAFLAFVENPHIDRTYNVLSSPTPEEQQRHAVLYGNGSEAYLEHNELVVLMHFDIFRASDLLLALTIIYLLATLLLPLPAWVYAAHVMAWRLFHNGFLGYLLKRESCEKWFSRNYASPQAAFNNWKRIYNASVTITNLSYCLCAVKYFTWAMPLFSSGEARCFVMIVGTLLVGINAYVSWSIYEAIGDYGYFYGDFFIENVPAKLNYSGIYRYLNNPDSSLGMSAYYGIALLSGSPVVLVVAMMSHAAAKIFEAVVEEPHMRKRYGDQVREAGGMQAEFVRRMKVSKAEYDKKMRAIKAKLECRKKQ